Genomic DNA from Shewanella woodyi ATCC 51908:
TTCGTTAAGATATTGCCATCGGCTTTAAGCTCAAGCAGACGATAGCCTGGCTGAACGGCATCCAATGCAAAATAGGAAGATTTAGGTTTGAACTGAATGCAAGTTGAGGGCGTAGCCATCAACTTTATCGGGCCGTGGTGCCCAGAATACTCTTGATCTATCTGTTGGTGTACATGCCCCCATAGCAGACCTTTAACTTGCGGGATCTTAGCAACCAATTCAAGAAACTCACTGCCGTTACTCATCCAGTGCTGATCCAGCCAAGCACAGCCCACTAAAATAGGATTATGATGCATAGCAAGTAAGATATGACGATCTGGTTGATCCTCAGCGGCCGCTTTAATAAGCTCAAACTCCGCATCAGACATGTAACCACCAGGCTTACCACGAACAGTTGAGTCCAACATGATAACCTGCCAGCTGCCGACCAAAATACGTCTATGACCAAAAATCTTAGGCCCCTGCATATTCAATCGCATGATCCTAGGGTCATCATGATTTCCAGGTAAGTAATGGCAAGGTAGGCCGAGAGGAGAGATCGCTTTAACAAAGTTATGATATGACTCAGCTGAGTAATCTTGACTAATATCGCCAGATGCCAACATAAAATCCGCTGGATAGTGAACAGCATCAATCGTATTCAGAACCGCACGCAAACTCTGGGCTGTATTGACACCTAATAGCTGTGCATCGTGATCGGCAAACAGATGTGGATCCGTAACTTGTACGATCTTCACGCTAGCTTCAACATCAATGGAATAAGAGATAGCCTCTTCTAACACATTCTAACCCTAAGATTCTGACAGACAAATGGCACTCATATGGCCACCTATCTTTAATAACTCTTCTAGAAAAGCATTCACTTGATACTTTTCGTCTCGATGGTACATACGTATATTTGGATAATCATATACTGGACTTAACCGAGAAATCTGTCGACTAGTTAACACTTCTGCTAATTTAGCATCATGATAAACACGAACTGATACGCAAGGTGAATGAATATAATCAGATTTACCTACGCACCTAGAGATCTCAATAAGCTGGGTATAACTGGTATTTTCGAGTAATCGTACATTCAGGCAACCAATACCCTCTTCAACCACCCAAGCATCTCCTTGGCTAGCATCACTAGGTAACCACCTTAAGATATGGAAATAATTTCGACCACAAAGTGATAAAAATTTATTGATATCAGGTTGGTATCTCTTAGTATTTAAATTTCCATTAAGAGGGCGCGCCATCTTACTCACTACTCGTTCCTTCAATACGACAAAAGTTTTAGGGTTATTTTTGCAAATTCTGATAGTTCAGTTCAAGCCATTGAAGCCCAATAACAGTAGATGCATTATTGATTATACCATCTTTAACTAAAGTAAATGCTTGTTCGCGGCTCATTACATGCACTTGAATATCTTCATCCTCCTCATCAAGCCCATGAACGCCTTGCGCTAAACTGGCATCCACTTCAGCCCAAAAGAAGTCAAACTTCTCACTTGTGCCACCAGGACTTGAAAAATAGCTAGAGATTAAATTGACCTGTTTGGCTTTAAGTCCCGACTCCTCCAGTAATTCTCGATGTGCAACATCAAGGGCTACTTCATTGGGTTCTATCATCCCCGCCACTAACTCTAATAACCAAGGGGTTTGCCCCGAGCGGATAACAGGGATACGGATCTGCTCTATCAACACAACTTGATCTGTAACGGGATCATAGGGAAGTACCACGACAGCATCCCCACGCTCAAACACCTCTCTTTTTACCTCACCACTCCAACCACCTTTAAACAATTTATGCTTAAATCGATATTCATCCATGGTAAAGAAACCATTAAATATACTCTTCACTTCCAACAGTTCGATATCTTGGCGATTGAATTTCTGTTTCATTCCTATCCCTCTATTTAATCTGGTTACAACAAGCCAGAATAAAAAATAATATAATAAGTCCTTAGTATTAAGAGTAGAGCCAATTTTAAGAGAAAAAACATAATTAAAATTAAAAACTGTTACACTTCCGAGTTGACTTAAAAACTGGTAATTTCTTAATATCTATCTTTAAAAGATTACCACCATTAAGTTTAGATGTATCGGGAAGCGTCGGGAAGCGCAAACCGCCTCGCATTGATGTGCAAGGTATCATTTAGCTCTAACAAGTTAATTTGCTCCTCCAGTGGAGGATTTTGTCTAAAAAGGACAACTAATGAAATTCAAGATCCGAACGATATGTGCAGCCCTAACGCTTGCAGCAACCTCTTCAGCGGTTCAAGCCGATGACTTATTGCAGATATATCAACAGGCGCTAACAAGCGATCCCGTTGCGCTACAAGCTCAGGCTCAACGTGATTCACTGTATGAACAGATAGAAGAGAATCGTGCACCTTTACTTCCAACAATCAGTGCAAGCGTTGGTTACGGTAAAAGCTGGCGTGATGAGCAAACTCTACCTCAAACAGACTCTAGCGGGCTCAAGGCTGCTATCAGTTTAAACCAAGTGATCTATGATCACAGCGCTTGGGTAGGATTAAGCTTAGCAGAGCTAGCCGCTTCTCAGGCTGACTCTATTTACGCATCCACCTTACAAACCTTAATTATCCGTGTAACTACGGCATACTTCGATGTGCTTTCTGCAAAAGATAATTTCGAGTTTAAAGGCTCTGAAAAACGTGCAATTGAGCGTCAGTTAGAGCAAACAAAGCAAAGATTTGCTGTAGGTCTAACTGCAATTACCGATGTACATGAAGCTCAGGCTCAATACGATTTAGCCCGCGCATCTGAGATTTTAGCTGAAAACCAGCTTATCAATAGTTACGAAGCCTTACGTGAAATCACTGGTATCGATCATAAGTCTATCAATATTCTAGACACTAACCGTTTCACCGCTGTCACCCCGACACCAACACTATCGAGTGATTGGTTAAAGATGGCTGAAACAAACAGTGTCGATCTGATGACTAATCGCATCGGTAAAGATATCGCCCAAGAGACGATTACGCTTTATAAAGCTGGCCATATGCCCTCTTTAAGCTTAAATGCTGGTTATGATACCAACATTGAGCAGGAGAACCAAAATGGCTCTCAAAATGATTTTGATAATGCCAATGTAGCATTACAGCTTAGTATTCCTATTTTTGAAGGCTTTAAAGTCAGCTCAAAAGTGAATCAGGCTCAATACCAGTTTGTTGAAGCAAGTGAGAAGATGGAGCAGACCTACCGTAAAGTGGTTAAAGATGTCCGCAACAACTTTAATAACGTCGGTGCTTCAATCAGTTCAATCAAGGCTTATGAGCAATCTGTCGTTTCATCTGAGAGTGCACTCAGTGCTACCCAAGCAGGTTTTGAAGTGGGTACTCGTACAATTGTCGATGTACTAAACCGTACTCGTGATCTATATGACTCTAAGCGTCAGCTATCCGATGCAAGATACAGTTATATCAAATCAATTCTCGCGCTAAAGCAAGCGGCTGGAACCTTGAATGAAGATGATGTAATCGCCATCAACAATGGCCTAATAGCTCAAACTACAAACCCATAGGTCATAATCAGCTTGGCTGTGACAGCAAGCTGTCTTATACCGATTGATATTAAATAAAAAACCGCCAGTTAATCAGATTAACTGGCGGTTTTTTTAATGTTAAAACATTAGAAAACCAGTTCAACACCAGCGAAGTAACCTTTGAATTGAGAGTTTGTGCTCACACCATCAAAGTCATTCACATCGAAGCTAAAATCACGGTAACCTAGGCGCACCTTAGTATCGAGTGCTACGCCATCAAACTGCCAGCCTAGACCCACAGAGTAATCGTAAACACTTGTCTCATCGACACCTAGCATCACCTCAGCAAAACCATAAAGTCCAAGACCTGGCACGCCAACTTGTGCATCTGCGTAAGCCATTACGATACCGCTATCTAGATCTTTCTCTGCAGAGACACGACCTTGAGTCTCTGTATGGTTAACACGCAGTGAGCCATGCATCTTCTTATAAGCTGCACCTAAATCTAGTGCCACTAAGTCGTTGTCTAACAACTCATAGTAAAGAACGAAGTCAGTATTGCTTAAGTTAGTACTCGTGCTCACAGCACCATCAAAAGTGGTTCCACCAAACTCAAAGCCATCAACAGTCGCACTACCGTTATCATCCAAACGGTTTTCTCTAATTTTCACATTAGGAACCAATGGAATAG
This window encodes:
- the nudF gene encoding ADP-ribose diphosphatase, with the protein product MKQKFNRQDIELLEVKSIFNGFFTMDEYRFKHKLFKGGWSGEVKREVFERGDAVVVLPYDPVTDQVVLIEQIRIPVIRSGQTPWLLELVAGMIEPNEVALDVAHRELLEESGLKAKQVNLISSYFSSPGGTSEKFDFFWAEVDASLAQGVHGLDEEDEDIQVHVMSREQAFTLVKDGIINNASTVIGLQWLELNYQNLQK
- the tolC gene encoding outer membrane channel protein TolC, with translation MKFKIRTICAALTLAATSSAVQADDLLQIYQQALTSDPVALQAQAQRDSLYEQIEENRAPLLPTISASVGYGKSWRDEQTLPQTDSSGLKAAISLNQVIYDHSAWVGLSLAELAASQADSIYASTLQTLIIRVTTAYFDVLSAKDNFEFKGSEKRAIERQLEQTKQRFAVGLTAITDVHEAQAQYDLARASEILAENQLINSYEALREITGIDHKSINILDTNRFTAVTPTPTLSSDWLKMAETNSVDLMTNRIGKDIAQETITLYKAGHMPSLSLNAGYDTNIEQENQNGSQNDFDNANVALQLSIPIFEGFKVSSKVNQAQYQFVEASEKMEQTYRKVVKDVRNNFNNVGASISSIKAYEQSVVSSESALSATQAGFEVGTRTIVDVLNRTRDLYDSKRQLSDARYSYIKSILALKQAAGTLNEDDVIAINNGLIAQTTNP
- a CDS encoding DUF1249 domain-containing protein: MARPLNGNLNTKRYQPDINKFLSLCGRNYFHILRWLPSDASQGDAWVVEEGIGCLNVRLLENTSYTQLIEISRCVGKSDYIHSPCVSVRVYHDAKLAEVLTSRQISRLSPVYDYPNIRMYHRDEKYQVNAFLEELLKIGGHMSAICLSES
- the cpdA gene encoding 3',5'-cyclic-AMP phosphodiesterase, which translates into the protein MLEEAISYSIDVEASVKIVQVTDPHLFADHDAQLLGVNTAQSLRAVLNTIDAVHYPADFMLASGDISQDYSAESYHNFVKAISPLGLPCHYLPGNHDDPRIMRLNMQGPKIFGHRRILVGSWQVIMLDSTVRGKPGGYMSDAEFELIKAAAEDQPDRHILLAMHHNPILVGCAWLDQHWMSNGSEFLELVAKIPQVKGLLWGHVHQQIDQEYSGHHGPIKLMATPSTCIQFKPKSSYFALDAVQPGYRLLELKADGNILTNVYRVPGELFSPDKSASGY
- a CDS encoding TIGR04219 family outer membrane beta-barrel protein, producing the protein MKKTLLACALLGSLAATSAQASTLVGFKVGGDYWQADTSGTFAESGQPQQDFNYSSSSQGSIWVAVEHPIPLVPNVKIRENRLDDNGSATVDGFEFGGTTFDGAVSTSTNLSNTDFVLYYELLDNDLVALDLGAAYKKMHGSLRVNHTETQGRVSAEKDLDSGIVMAYADAQVGVPGLGLYGFAEVMLGVDETSVYDYSVGLGWQFDGVALDTKVRLGYRDFSFDVNDFDGVSTNSQFKGYFAGVELVF